The following coding sequences lie in one Vigna radiata var. radiata cultivar VC1973A unplaced genomic scaffold, Vradiata_ver6 scaffold_73, whole genome shotgun sequence genomic window:
- the LOC106779918 gene encoding polygalacturonase 1 beta-like protein 3 → MHNIMSTLFLLILLSLLTVTLAGRDIPDKNPFTPKASVARYWDKHVRNTLPKPSFLLSKASPMTAVQAASFTKLAATNTLSTRLPEFCSAAHLLCFPEVRPSLEKHTKDENFQTYNDGQNFTNYGTGIVNGIDTFKNYSNDIFSIPVNAFRGYSRSSIDHRESFTGYANDANVADQSFNTYGSNSGGEGSGEFKNYSSNSNVAELRFTTYSDDTVNRKQSFSSYNEDGNAGDQTFRSYGKNSFGDKNDFTGYGTDSNVASSSFTNYGKKGTAGNSTFTNYGVNMNDPQEKFQSYGDGTVGATHSFANYRDQANVGDDSFQSYEKNTFGSTVNFKNYGNSANPGSDTFKGYAKGAERNTVGFTGYSVNTNATFKDYAKEGVSFASYNTSSSSSTVGGSLVKRWVEPGKFFRESMLKEGTVMAMPDIRDKMPQRSFLPRSILVKLPFSSSKIEELKSVFKVSDNSSMEKMMMDSLGECERAPSVGEIKRCVGSVEDMIDFATSVLGRNVGVWTTQNVNGFGKNVMVGRVKGMNGGKVTKSVSCHQSWFPYLLYYCHSVPKVRVYEADLLDPESKAKINHGVAICHLDTTAWSPTHGAFVALGLGPGRIEVCHWIFENDMTWTIAD, encoded by the exons ATGCACAACATCATGAGTACCCTATTTCTCCTTATCCTTCTCTCTCTACTCACT GTTACTCTCGCTGGTCGCGACATACCAGATAAAAACCCCTTTACTCCTAAGGCTTCGGTCGCACGCTACTGGGACAAACACGTCCGCAACACCTTGCCAAAGCCTTCATTCCTTCTTTCCAAGGCCTCCCCTATGACCGCCGTCCAAGCCGCCTCTTTCACAAAGCTTGCCGCCACCAACACCCTCTCTACACGGTTGCCGGAGTTCTGCTCCGCCGCGCACCTTCTCTGCTTCCCGGAGGTACGTCCAAGCCTGGAGAAACACACCAAAGACGAGAATTTTCAAACCTACAACGACGGCCAGAACTTCACCAACTACGGAACGGGTATTGTAAACGGAATCGACACCTTTAAAAACTACTCCAACGACATCTTCAGCATTCCGGTCAACGCTTTCCGTGGATACAGCCGCTCATCCATTGACCACAGAGAAAGCTTCACCGGCTATGCCAACGACGCCAACGTCGCCGACCAGAGCTTCAACACGTACGGCTCCAACAGCGGTGGGGAAGGCTCCGGCGAGTTCAAAAATTACTCCAGCAATTCGAACGTCGCTGAACTGCGATTCACCACCTACTCTGACGACACCGTCAATAGGAAACAGTCGTTCTCCAGCTACAATGAGGACGGAAACGCAGGCGACCAGACATTCCGGAGCTATGGGAAGAACTCCTTTGGCGACAAAAACGACTTCACAGGCTATGGAACAGACTCCAACGTCGCCTCCTCTAGCTTCACCAACTACGGCAAGAAAGGCACAGCTGGCAATAGTACGTTCACCAACTATGGCGTTAACATGAACGATCCCCAAGAGAAATTCCAAAGCTATGGCGATGGAACCGTTGGTGCGACGCACAGCTTTGCCAACTATAGGGACCAAGCTAACGTAGGAGACGATTCGTTCCAATCCTACGAGAAGAACACGTTTGGGTCCACAGTGAATTTCAAAAACTACGGCAACTCCGCCAACCCTGGTTCCGACACTTTCAAAGGTTACGCTAAAGGAGCAGAGCGTAACACGGTTGGCTTCACCGGCTACAGCGTTAACACTAACGCAACGTTTAAGGATTACGCCAAAGAGGGTGTTTCCTTCGCTTCTTACAAcacctcttcctcttcttcaacTGTTGGTGGCAGTTTGGTAAAAAGGTGGGTTGAACCAGGTAAGTTTTTTCGCGAGAGCATGCTGAAGGAAGGAACCGTGATGGCCATGCCAGACATAAGAGATAAAATGCCCCAAAGATCATTTCTGCCCCGCTCTATTCTGGTGAAATTACCCTTCTCTTCTTCAAAGATTGAGGAGCTGAAGAGCGTGTTCAAGGTGTCTGATAACTCCTCCatggagaagatgatgatggACTCTTTGGGTGAGTGCGAGAGAGCACCCAGTGTCGGAGAGATCAAACGTTGTGTGGGGTCTGTCGAGGACATGATTGATTTTGCAACCTCTGTATTGGGTCGTAATGTCGGGGTTTGGACAACTCAGAACGTAAACGGGTTCGGTAAGAATGTAATGGTGGGTCGGGTCAAAGGGATGAACGGTGGCAAGGTAACCAAATCCGTGTCCTGTCACCAGAGCTGGTTCCCTTATCTGCTTTACTACTGTCACTCGGTACCTAAGGTTCGGGTGTACGAAGCGGATCTCTTGGATCCGGAATCCAAGGCGAAGATTAACCACGGTGTTGCTATATGTCACTTGGACACCACTGCATGGAGCCCGACCCACGGCGCATTCGTAGCTCTTGGATTGGGTCCGGGTCGGATTGAAGTATGCCATTGGATCTTCGAGAATGACATGACTTGGACAATTGCAGATTGA
- the LOC106779881 gene encoding uncharacterized protein LOC106779881, translating to MEVHILEQFVPPQFKTYDRITDPEAHIKSFTNAMAFRTGCDVIWCRAFSLSLEGEALEWFDVLPNRSIENFKSLSNTFKNQFAACQVQDASVVDLMNLKQGKEESLKTFMDRFQKIVRRAKGLNTELALQYIMPGLRPSPFKDSVCRTPPKTMEELR from the coding sequence ATGGAGGTGCACATATTGGAACAGTTCGTTCCTCCGCAGTTCAAGACATATGACAGAATAACTGATCCCGAGGCTCATATCAAATCTTTTACCAACGCTATGGCGTTTCGCACGGGATGTGATGTTATTTGGTGTAGGGCGTTCTCGTTGTCATTGGAGGGAGAAGCTCTAGAATGGTTTGACGTGCTCCCGAACAGATCTATAGAAAACTTCAAAAGCTTAAGCAACACGTTCAAGAACCAATTTGCAGCATGTCAGGTGCAGGATGCCTCTGTTGTTGACTTAATGAATTTGAAACAAGGAAAAGAGGAATCTCTTAAGACCTTCATGGATCGGTTTCAAAAAATTGTTCGACGCGCCAAAGGGCTCAACACGGAGTTGGCTTTGCAGTATATAATGCCCGGGTTGAGACCGAGCCCTTTCAAAGACAGTGTATGTAGGACACCCCCGAAAACCATGGAAGAGTTGCGATAA